A single region of the Mycobacteriales bacterium genome encodes:
- a CDS encoding metal ABC transporter ATP-binding protein gives MTPLIALDHVTFGYGGTPVLRDVDYRVMPGDFTGVVGPSGSGKTSLLRLLLGTVSPTHGTVTRAKGTAVSYVPQLDTVDWNFPVTVGECVLMARQSRRQLPWATAAEKADVARVLEQLGIGDLSRRHIRELSGGQQQRMFIARALLRRPQLLLMDEPTSGVDIATRHEVLHLLDDLNRDGLSILLTTHDLNGMAAHLPHLVALNGRVLASGPPSEVIVPDVLERTFGARMDVLQHLGIPVVVDGSVLGAAG, from the coding sequence GTGACGCCGCTGATCGCCCTCGACCACGTCACCTTCGGCTACGGCGGTACGCCGGTGCTGCGCGACGTCGACTACCGCGTCATGCCCGGTGACTTCACCGGGGTCGTCGGCCCGTCGGGCTCGGGCAAGACCTCGTTGCTGCGGCTGCTTCTGGGGACCGTCTCCCCGACGCACGGCACCGTGACCCGCGCCAAGGGCACCGCCGTCAGCTACGTCCCACAGCTCGACACCGTCGACTGGAACTTCCCGGTCACGGTCGGCGAGTGCGTCCTCATGGCCCGCCAGTCGCGACGCCAGCTGCCCTGGGCGACCGCCGCCGAGAAGGCCGACGTCGCCCGGGTGCTGGAGCAGCTCGGCATCGGCGACCTCTCGCGCCGGCACATCCGCGAGCTCTCCGGCGGCCAGCAGCAGCGGATGTTCATCGCCCGGGCGCTGCTGCGCCGACCGCAGCTGCTGCTCATGGACGAGCCGACGTCCGGCGTCGACATCGCCACCCGCCACGAGGTGCTGCACCTGCTTGACGACCTCAACCGCGACGGCCTGTCAATCCTGCTCACCACTCACGACCTCAACGGCATGGCCGCGCACCTGCCCCATCTCGTCGCGCTCAACGGTCGCGTCCTCGCCTCCGGCCCGCCGTCGGAGGTGATCGTTCCCGACGTCCTGGAGCGCACCTTCGGAGCCCGCATGGACGTCCTGCAGCACCTCGGCATCCCCGTCGTCGTCGACGGCTCCGTCCTCGGAGCGGCCGGGTGA
- a CDS encoding VWA domain-containing protein, with protein MGGIDFAAPGRLWLLLLVPVLAAVHLWRQRRRSRYAVRFPELELLLSVVPKRSRWLRHLPAALLLLALTGTTAAWAEPTAEVSVPRERATVIVTLDVSASMMATDVSPDRISAAKESAQAFVERLPDTFDVGLVSFSGSASIVVPPTTDHESVKTAIAALQLGPSTAIGEAVLASLQAVATANADSGVPAPARIVLLSDGANTAGRPLSTAVEQATAAGVPVSTIAYGTPDGVVTVQGRLIPVPVDGPALAGLAEGTGGQAYSAESGEELSGVYADIGAQVGTTQERRDVSARLAGLALVAALGACAATLVWSPRLL; from the coding sequence GTGGGAGGCATCGACTTCGCCGCTCCTGGCCGGCTCTGGCTGCTCCTGCTCGTCCCGGTCCTCGCCGCTGTGCACCTCTGGCGGCAGCGCCGGCGCAGCCGCTACGCCGTGCGCTTCCCCGAGCTCGAGCTGCTGCTGTCGGTCGTGCCGAAGCGCTCCCGGTGGTTGCGGCACCTGCCAGCAGCCCTGCTGCTGCTCGCCCTCACCGGCACCACGGCAGCCTGGGCCGAGCCGACCGCCGAGGTCTCCGTGCCACGCGAGCGGGCCACCGTCATCGTCACCCTCGACGTCTCCGCGTCGATGATGGCGACCGACGTCAGCCCCGACCGCATCAGCGCCGCGAAGGAGTCCGCGCAGGCCTTCGTCGAGCGGCTGCCCGACACCTTCGACGTCGGGCTGGTCAGCTTCTCCGGCAGCGCCTCGATCGTGGTGCCGCCGACGACCGACCACGAGTCGGTCAAGACCGCCATCGCCGCGCTGCAGCTCGGCCCGTCGACCGCCATCGGCGAGGCGGTGCTCGCCTCGCTGCAGGCCGTCGCCACAGCCAATGCCGACAGCGGCGTGCCGGCACCCGCCCGCATCGTGCTGCTGTCCGACGGCGCCAACACCGCGGGCCGACCGCTGTCGACCGCGGTCGAGCAGGCCACGGCTGCGGGAGTCCCGGTGAGCACCATCGCCTACGGCACGCCGGACGGCGTCGTCACGGTCCAGGGCCGGCTCATCCCCGTCCCGGTCGACGGCCCTGCCCTCGCCGGGCTCGCCGAGGGGACTGGTGGCCAGGCCTACTCCGCGGAGAGCGGCGAGGAGCTCTCGGGCGTCTACGCCGACATCGGTGCGCAGGTCGGCACCACGCAGGAGCGGCGTGACGTCAGCGCCCGCCTCGCCGGCCTCGCCCTCGTGGCCGCCCTCGGGGCCTGCGCGGCGACCCTCGTCTGGTCACCGCGCCTGCTGTAG
- the bcp gene encoding thioredoxin-dependent thiol peroxidase: protein MPVTPRLAPGDTAPDFTLPDADGVPVTLSSYLGRKVVLYAYPAASTPGCTKQACDFRDSLSFLQSQGYDVIGLSPDAPEKLARFRDAEGLSFPLLSDPSKEVLTAYGAYGEKQLYGKTVTGVIRSTFVIDEKGVLTHAGYAVKATGHVAKLTRDLGLA, encoded by the coding sequence ATGCCCGTCACCCCCCGCCTCGCCCCTGGCGACACGGCCCCCGACTTCACCCTGCCGGACGCCGACGGCGTGCCGGTGACGCTGTCGTCGTACCTCGGTCGCAAGGTCGTCCTCTACGCCTACCCCGCCGCCTCCACCCCGGGCTGCACCAAGCAGGCCTGCGACTTCCGCGACTCGCTGTCCTTCCTGCAGAGCCAGGGGTACGACGTGATCGGCCTGTCGCCGGACGCGCCGGAGAAGCTCGCGCGCTTCCGCGACGCCGAGGGCCTGTCCTTCCCGCTGCTGTCCGACCCGTCGAAGGAGGTCCTGACGGCCTACGGCGCCTACGGCGAGAAGCAGCTCTACGGCAAGACGGTGACCGGCGTCATCCGCTCGACCTTCGTCATCGACGAGAAGGGCGTCCTGACCCACGCGGGCTACGCCGTCAAGGCCACCGGCCACGTCGCCAAGCTCACCCGCGACCTCGGCCTGGCCTGA
- a CDS encoding MoxR family ATPase, translating into MTTSRSSRRAPQDQLEQALMEVKKVIVGQDRMVERIVVALLARGHCLLEGVPGVAKSLAVETLATVVGGSSVRLQFTPDLVPSDIVGTRIYRASSETFSVELGPVFANLVLADEVNRAPAKVQSALLEVMAERQVSLGGVTHKLPNPFLVLATQNPIESEGVYPLPEAQRDRFLMKVVVGHPTMNEEMEIVRRMSASRPHATQVLSLEDLVALQTAADEVFVHHAVAEYAVRLVMATRDPEAWKVADGARWIAHGASPRGSIGLVQAARALALMRGRDYVMPDDIRDLAVDVLAHRIVLTYEALAEEKTGADVVAQVLAVVTPPHVAPSQDAGHYLPAPPQSGVA; encoded by the coding sequence ATGACCACGTCCCGCTCCTCCCGCCGAGCCCCGCAGGACCAGCTCGAGCAGGCCCTGATGGAGGTCAAGAAGGTCATCGTGGGACAGGACCGCATGGTCGAGCGCATCGTCGTGGCGCTGCTCGCCCGCGGCCACTGCCTGCTCGAGGGCGTGCCCGGCGTCGCGAAGTCGCTGGCCGTCGAGACGCTGGCCACCGTCGTGGGCGGCAGCTCGGTCCGCCTGCAGTTCACTCCCGACCTCGTGCCCAGCGACATCGTCGGCACCCGGATCTACCGCGCGTCGAGCGAGACCTTCAGCGTCGAGCTCGGCCCGGTCTTCGCCAACCTGGTGCTCGCCGACGAGGTCAACCGTGCACCCGCCAAGGTGCAGTCCGCCCTGCTCGAGGTGATGGCCGAGCGGCAGGTCTCGCTCGGTGGCGTCACCCACAAGCTGCCCAACCCGTTCCTGGTGCTCGCGACGCAGAACCCCATCGAGAGCGAGGGCGTCTACCCGCTGCCCGAGGCGCAGCGCGACCGCTTCCTCATGAAGGTCGTCGTCGGTCACCCGACGATGAACGAGGAGATGGAGATCGTGCGGCGGATGTCGGCCTCGCGGCCGCACGCCACCCAGGTGCTCTCCCTCGAGGACCTGGTGGCCCTGCAGACCGCGGCCGACGAGGTGTTCGTGCACCACGCCGTCGCGGAGTACGCCGTCCGCCTCGTCATGGCCACCCGCGACCCCGAGGCCTGGAAGGTCGCCGACGGCGCCCGCTGGATCGCGCACGGCGCGTCGCCGCGCGGGTCGATCGGCCTGGTCCAGGCGGCCCGCGCCCTGGCCCTCATGCGCGGTCGCGACTACGTCATGCCCGACGACATCCGCGACCTCGCCGTCGACGTGCTCGCCCACCGCATCGTGCTCACCTACGAGGCGCTGGCCGAGGAGAAGACCGGCGCCGACGTCGTCGCGCAGGTCCTCGCCGTCGTCACGCCCCCTCACGTCGCGCCGTCGCAGGACGCCGGCCACTACCTCCCCGCTCCGCCGCAGTCCGGGGTGGCCTGA
- a CDS encoding metal ABC transporter substrate-binding protein yields MTLHRRALLCATLPLLLSACATGTPDPSDAPTSDSGRLRVVTTVAPLTSIAANIGGDRVQITGIVPEGTNSHTFEPPPQAAAVMEKADVVFVNGLQLEEPTFDLAEANTPDAATIVKLGDEVLPESDYIYDFSFPKKDGKPNPHLWTDPTWAAKYADVIKDTLVEKDPANADYYRANHTAFVGKATALSTALKKDQATIPGGKKELLTYHDAYAYFAKTYGWNVIGAVQPSNFEDPQPKEVARIIRQIRERKVPVIFGSEVFPSKVLEQIGKETGARYEASLLDDDLPGKPGESEHSWLGLMRYDYRTMITGLGGTSTALDALDVADVAPDTADYPQ; encoded by the coding sequence GTGACCCTGCACCGTCGCGCCCTGCTCTGCGCGACCCTCCCGCTCCTGCTCTCCGCCTGCGCGACGGGCACCCCAGACCCCTCTGACGCCCCGACGAGCGACTCCGGGCGGCTGCGCGTCGTCACGACGGTGGCCCCCCTCACCTCGATCGCCGCCAACATCGGCGGCGACCGCGTGCAGATCACCGGCATCGTGCCGGAGGGCACCAACAGCCACACCTTCGAGCCTCCTCCCCAAGCCGCCGCGGTCATGGAGAAGGCCGACGTCGTCTTCGTCAACGGGCTGCAGCTCGAGGAGCCGACCTTCGACCTCGCCGAGGCCAACACCCCCGACGCCGCCACGATCGTCAAGCTCGGCGACGAGGTCCTGCCCGAGTCGGACTACATCTACGACTTCTCCTTCCCCAAGAAGGACGGCAAGCCCAACCCGCACCTGTGGACCGACCCGACCTGGGCCGCGAAGTACGCCGACGTCATCAAGGACACCCTCGTCGAGAAGGACCCGGCCAACGCCGACTACTACCGCGCCAACCACACCGCCTTCGTCGGCAAGGCCACCGCGCTCTCCACCGCGCTGAAGAAGGACCAGGCGACGATCCCGGGCGGCAAGAAGGAGCTGCTGACCTACCACGACGCCTACGCCTACTTCGCCAAGACCTACGGCTGGAACGTCATCGGTGCCGTCCAGCCGTCGAACTTCGAGGACCCGCAGCCCAAGGAGGTCGCCCGCATCATCAGGCAGATCCGGGAGCGCAAGGTCCCGGTCATCTTCGGCTCCGAGGTCTTCCCGTCGAAGGTGCTCGAGCAGATCGGCAAGGAGACCGGCGCGCGCTACGAGGCGTCGCTGCTCGACGACGACCTGCCCGGGAAGCCCGGCGAGAGCGAGCACTCATGGCTCGGGCTGATGCGCTACGACTACCGCACGATGATCACCGGCCTCGGCGGCACGTCGACCGCCCTCGACGCCCTCGACGTCGCGGACGTCGCCCCGGACACGGCGGACTACCCGCAGTGA
- a CDS encoding metal ABC transporter permease, translated as MIDYLLEPLQFDFLVRGLYAAVLAGALCGLIGVFITLRGMSYIGHGLSHAIFGGYAAAPLLGVPIILGAGAWGLGSALLINAVARSRKIGADAAIGVVTTASFALGVALLTRFGTKGPAFDALLFGSILGVDNGDLWLLLATLVLTAATFTLLYRSFLFTTFDPEVADVSGVSVKRMDALLMVVLSMSILATLQIIGVTLVAATLVIPAVVARMLTDSFSRMLWLSSTLGALGGAIGMYASYHLEIPSGTTIVLVEALAFTVVLLVTGRRGLRRAAGLDDHAHEPAVAPVAVR; from the coding sequence GTGATCGACTACCTGCTCGAGCCGCTGCAGTTCGACTTCCTCGTCCGCGGCCTCTACGCCGCGGTCCTCGCCGGCGCGCTGTGCGGCTTGATCGGCGTCTTCATCACGCTGCGCGGCATGAGCTACATCGGCCACGGCCTGTCGCACGCCATCTTCGGTGGCTACGCCGCGGCTCCATTGCTCGGCGTCCCGATCATCCTCGGCGCCGGGGCCTGGGGGCTCGGCTCCGCGCTGCTCATCAACGCCGTGGCGCGCAGTCGCAAGATCGGCGCCGACGCGGCGATCGGCGTCGTGACGACCGCGTCCTTCGCCCTTGGCGTCGCCCTGCTCACCCGCTTCGGCACCAAGGGCCCGGCCTTCGACGCGCTGCTGTTCGGCAGCATCCTCGGGGTCGACAACGGCGACCTGTGGCTGCTGCTGGCGACGCTCGTCCTCACCGCCGCGACGTTCACGCTGCTCTACCGGTCGTTCCTCTTCACCACCTTCGACCCCGAGGTCGCCGACGTGAGCGGTGTCAGCGTCAAGCGCATGGACGCGCTGCTCATGGTCGTGCTGTCGATGTCGATCCTCGCGACGCTGCAGATCATCGGCGTGACGCTCGTCGCGGCCACCCTCGTCATCCCGGCCGTCGTCGCCCGGATGCTGACCGACTCCTTTTCCCGGATGCTGTGGTTGTCGAGCACCCTCGGGGCCCTCGGCGGCGCGATCGGGATGTACGCCAGCTACCACCTCGAGATCCCCTCGGGCACCACGATCGTCCTCGTCGAGGCGCTCGCCTTCACCGTCGTCCTGCTCGTCACCGGACGCCGAGGCCTGCGCCGCGCCGCCGGCCTCGACGACCACGCCCACGAGCCCGCCGTCGCGCCCGTCGCGGTCCGCTAG
- a CDS encoding DUF58 domain-containing protein, with the protein MRRVTSLPPPPLPSESVVRRLSLQVARRLDGLLQGEHLGFLPGPGSEPAEARPYGLGDDVRRIDWSVTARTGETHVRTTVSERELETTILLDLTGSMAFGTRTTEKRDLAISVCAALLHLARGAGDRTGAVLLTPAGTKRIAPRAGRDAVLATLHTVLQEPRADGAGPPLSLALQGLLVPPRRRGLVVVISDLLEPAETWQRPLALVGQRHDTMVVEVLDPRELTLPDVGTLRLVEPESGREVDVATTRAVRERYAAAAAARRAGNAAAVRTAGASHVVLRTDSDWLVDFASFLQHRTRTRGTASRARRR; encoded by the coding sequence ATGCGCAGGGTGACGTCACTGCCACCACCACCGCTGCCGTCGGAGTCCGTCGTACGCCGGCTGTCGCTGCAGGTCGCGCGCCGGCTCGACGGCCTCCTGCAGGGCGAGCACCTGGGCTTCCTGCCCGGTCCGGGCAGCGAGCCCGCGGAGGCGCGTCCCTACGGCCTCGGTGACGACGTACGCCGCATCGACTGGTCGGTGACGGCCCGCACCGGCGAGACGCACGTGCGCACCACGGTGTCGGAGCGCGAGCTCGAGACGACGATCCTGCTCGACCTCACCGGGTCGATGGCCTTCGGGACGCGGACGACGGAGAAGCGCGACCTCGCCATCTCGGTGTGCGCGGCCCTGCTGCACCTGGCCCGGGGCGCCGGTGACCGCACCGGCGCCGTGCTGCTCACCCCGGCCGGCACCAAGCGGATCGCACCGAGGGCCGGCCGCGACGCGGTCCTCGCGACGTTGCACACGGTGCTCCAGGAACCCCGCGCCGACGGGGCCGGCCCACCACTGTCGCTGGCACTGCAGGGACTGCTCGTGCCACCCCGCCGCCGCGGGCTCGTCGTCGTCATCAGCGACCTGCTCGAGCCGGCCGAGACGTGGCAGCGCCCGCTGGCCCTGGTCGGGCAGCGCCACGACACGATGGTCGTCGAGGTGCTCGACCCCCGCGAGCTGACCCTGCCCGACGTCGGCACGCTGCGCCTGGTGGAGCCCGAGAGCGGCCGCGAGGTCGACGTCGCGACGACCAGGGCCGTGCGAGAGCGCTACGCCGCGGCCGCGGCCGCGCGCCGCGCAGGCAACGCCGCAGCCGTGCGGACCGCCGGTGCGTCCCACGTCGTGCTGCGCACGGACTCCGACTGGCTGGTGGACTTCGCGTCGTTCCTGCAGCACCGCACGCGCACCCGCGGCACCGCCTCGCGCGCCAGGAGGAGATGA
- a CDS encoding DUF3618 domain-containing protein, which yields MSSDSQGTPPVRRARTAAEAREAAPTPESLAAEIAETREELAATVDAIADKVSPKRVAKRTTKKAGDAVKDGASAAKDKVTDAADSVSETVTEAAKDAGSAVKAVKAAAKRAPRKATPKPASVAPAAEPVTEPAAASAPQAAVVPDAVTHPQVTPSTLLRSPVAPPPAPPQVPGMNKRAVGVGGGAVIALLLWRWWRRRH from the coding sequence GTGAGCAGCGACAGCCAGGGGACACCGCCGGTACGACGGGCCCGCACCGCCGCGGAGGCCCGCGAGGCCGCGCCGACGCCGGAGTCGCTCGCCGCGGAGATCGCCGAGACCCGGGAGGAGCTGGCCGCCACCGTCGACGCGATCGCCGACAAGGTCAGCCCGAAGCGGGTCGCCAAGCGCACGACGAAGAAGGCCGGCGACGCGGTCAAGGACGGCGCGTCCGCGGCCAAGGACAAGGTCACCGACGCCGCGGACAGCGTATCGGAGACCGTGACCGAGGCGGCCAAGGACGCCGGCAGCGCGGTCAAGGCCGTCAAGGCGGCGGCGAAGCGGGCGCCGAGGAAGGCCACTCCGAAGCCCGCCTCGGTCGCACCCGCCGCGGAACCGGTCACTGAGCCAGCGGCAGCGTCCGCCCCCCAGGCTGCGGTCGTCCCCGACGCCGTCACCCACCCGCAGGTCACGCCGTCGACCCTCCTGCGCTCACCGGTCGCGCCCCCGCCCGCCCCGCCGCAGGTCCCCGGCATGAACAAGCGGGCCGTCGGCGTCGGGGGCGGCGCGGTCATCGCCCTGCTGCTCTGGCGCTGGTGGCGCCGGCGCCACTAG
- a CDS encoding VWA domain-containing protein, protein MTEIDTGITLAHPGRLWVLVVVAALAGVLVVRGLRRGREPFADAALLPSVAPRRAGRLRLLVPAALLLATTSLSVAWAQPQRDATEERERATIVIALDTSSSMLATDVSPDRFSVATAAAKEFIEALPEDIEVGLVIFNKGTRLVAAPTDDHASVAAELDDLNLFGGTALGDAILTSLAAMSRTGNEDANAARIVLIADGGSTEGSPVEIGIQAAVDAGVPVTTIAYGTADGVVESQGRQVAVPVDPVVLQQIADATGGKAYQAATGDQLTEVYADIGTDVVQERVTEDLASRFAGVAGLLLVLTAVPSLLFSSRLL, encoded by the coding sequence GTGACCGAGATCGACACCGGCATCACCCTGGCCCACCCGGGCCGGCTGTGGGTGCTCGTCGTCGTGGCAGCCCTCGCGGGTGTGCTCGTGGTGCGCGGCCTGCGACGCGGCAGGGAGCCCTTCGCCGACGCGGCGCTGCTCCCCAGCGTCGCCCCCCGGCGAGCGGGTCGGCTGCGGCTGCTCGTCCCCGCCGCGCTGCTGCTCGCGACGACCTCGCTGTCCGTGGCCTGGGCGCAGCCGCAGCGGGATGCCACCGAGGAGCGCGAGCGGGCGACGATCGTGATCGCTCTCGACACGTCGTCCTCCATGCTCGCGACCGACGTCAGCCCCGACCGCTTCAGCGTCGCGACGGCCGCAGCCAAGGAGTTCATCGAGGCGCTGCCCGAGGACATCGAGGTCGGCTTGGTCATCTTCAACAAGGGCACCCGGCTCGTCGCCGCTCCCACGGACGACCACGCCTCCGTCGCCGCCGAGCTCGACGACCTCAACCTCTTCGGTGGCACAGCCCTCGGCGACGCGATCCTCACCTCGCTCGCCGCGATGTCCCGCACGGGCAACGAGGACGCCAACGCCGCCCGCATCGTGCTGATCGCCGACGGGGGCTCGACCGAGGGCTCACCGGTCGAGATCGGCATCCAGGCCGCGGTGGACGCCGGCGTCCCTGTGACGACGATCGCCTACGGCACCGCCGACGGCGTCGTGGAGTCACAGGGCCGTCAGGTGGCCGTGCCCGTCGACCCCGTCGTGCTCCAGCAGATCGCCGACGCCACCGGCGGCAAGGCCTACCAGGCCGCCACCGGCGACCAGCTCACCGAGGTCTACGCCGACATCGGCACCGACGTCGTCCAGGAGCGCGTCACAGAGGACCTCGCCTCCCGCTTCGCCGGCGTCGCCGGACTCCTGCTCGTGCTCACCGCCGTGCCCTCCCTGCTCTTCAGCAGCCGACTCCTGTGA
- a CDS encoding glycoside hydrolase family 15 protein: MTRAPEPGLLIEDYAVVGDTHTMALIGRNGSVDWLCLPAFDSAAAFASLLGDEQNGRWQVCPAGLADGAVLETTRRYRGDSLVLETEWRTATGLVRLTDAMPPRDASADLIRRVECLEGEVQMAMRWVIRFAYGGATPWVRRITDAHGRPALWAVAGPDAVLLRGDVLPEADHRGVDRAHHARFTVAEGDVLDWSLVWAPSHEPLPAPPDVGAGLQQTERFWSEWSARTSYDGPRADLVRRSLVTLKAMTYHPTGGIVAAPTTSLPELMGGSRNWDYRYCWLRDATLVVDALLSCGHTEEAQQWQAWLLRAVAGSPDELQIVYGLKGERMLPELELEHLAGYEGSRPVRIGNAAAEQFQLDVYGEVMAALATARDAGIDGDAFAWAVQRSGLRRLEQVMDEPDFGIWEVRGEKRHFTHSKLMVWVAFDRAVRAVEEHGLEGPVEHWRALRDRVHAEVCDKGWSETCQAFTQSYGSDALDASLLVMPLVGFLPGDDPRVLSTIDAICSTLRTGPLVARYETIEELDGLPPGEGSFLACSFWLVSALALAGRVGEATSLFEELCDLANDVGLLAEEHDGTRMTGNFPQAFSHLALVSAATTLATVAGGSSAAGQGRAGS, encoded by the coding sequence GTGACCCGTGCCCCGGAACCCGGCCTGCTCATCGAGGACTACGCGGTCGTGGGCGACACCCACACGATGGCACTGATCGGCCGCAACGGCTCGGTGGACTGGTTGTGCCTGCCGGCCTTCGACAGCGCGGCCGCCTTCGCGTCGCTGCTCGGTGACGAGCAGAACGGCCGCTGGCAGGTCTGCCCGGCCGGCCTCGCTGACGGAGCGGTCCTCGAGACGACCCGTCGCTACCGCGGCGACTCGCTCGTGCTGGAGACCGAGTGGCGCACCGCGACGGGGCTCGTGCGGCTCACCGACGCGATGCCACCGAGGGACGCCTCCGCCGACCTCATACGTCGGGTCGAGTGCCTCGAGGGCGAGGTGCAGATGGCGATGCGCTGGGTCATCCGCTTCGCCTACGGCGGGGCGACCCCCTGGGTGCGACGGATCACCGACGCCCATGGGCGGCCGGCGCTGTGGGCCGTGGCCGGCCCGGACGCCGTCCTGCTCCGCGGCGACGTGCTGCCCGAGGCGGACCACCGTGGCGTCGACCGCGCGCACCACGCGCGCTTCACGGTGGCCGAGGGCGACGTCCTCGACTGGTCACTCGTGTGGGCACCGTCGCACGAGCCGCTGCCGGCGCCCCCCGATGTCGGAGCGGGTCTCCAGCAGACCGAGCGGTTCTGGTCGGAGTGGTCCGCGCGCACGTCGTACGACGGTCCGCGGGCCGACCTCGTGCGCCGCTCGCTCGTCACGCTGAAGGCGATGACCTACCACCCGACGGGCGGCATCGTGGCCGCGCCGACGACCTCGCTGCCTGAGCTGATGGGCGGCAGTCGCAACTGGGACTACCGCTACTGCTGGCTGCGCGACGCCACCCTCGTCGTCGACGCGCTGCTCTCGTGCGGCCACACCGAGGAGGCCCAGCAGTGGCAGGCCTGGCTGCTGCGCGCGGTGGCCGGCTCGCCCGACGAGCTGCAGATCGTCTACGGCCTCAAGGGCGAGCGCATGCTGCCCGAGCTCGAGCTCGAGCACCTCGCGGGTTACGAGGGCAGCCGGCCGGTGCGGATCGGCAACGCCGCGGCCGAGCAGTTCCAGCTCGACGTTTACGGCGAGGTGATGGCGGCGCTGGCGACAGCGCGTGACGCCGGGATCGACGGCGACGCCTTCGCATGGGCGGTGCAGCGCTCGGGACTCAGGCGGCTCGAGCAGGTCATGGACGAGCCGGACTTCGGGATCTGGGAGGTGCGCGGCGAGAAGCGGCACTTCACGCACTCCAAGCTCATGGTCTGGGTCGCCTTCGACCGGGCGGTGCGGGCCGTCGAGGAGCACGGTCTCGAGGGGCCGGTCGAGCACTGGCGGGCCCTGCGCGACCGGGTGCACGCGGAGGTCTGCGACAAGGGCTGGAGCGAGACCTGCCAGGCCTTCACCCAGTCCTACGGCAGCGACGCCCTCGACGCGAGCCTGCTCGTCATGCCGCTCGTCGGCTTCCTGCCCGGCGACGACCCTCGGGTGCTGTCGACGATCGACGCCATCTGCTCGACGCTGCGGACAGGCCCGCTCGTCGCGCGCTACGAGACCATCGAGGAGCTCGACGGGCTGCCGCCGGGGGAGGGCTCGTTCCTCGCCTGCTCGTTCTGGCTGGTGAGCGCCCTCGCGCTCGCCGGCCGGGTCGGCGAGGCGACGTCGCTGTTCGAGGAGCTGTGCGACCTCGCCAACGACGTCGGGCTGCTCGCCGAGGAGCACGACGGGACCCGCATGACGGGCAACTTCCCGCAGGCCTTCAGCCACCTGGCGCTGGTGTCGGCCGCGACGACCCTGGCCACGGTCGCGGGTGGTTCCTCCGCCGCAGGGCAGGGCAGGGCAGGATCATGA